In a genomic window of Pelecanus crispus isolate bPelCri1 chromosome 1, bPelCri1.pri, whole genome shotgun sequence:
- the PUS7 gene encoding pseudouridylate synthase 7 homolog isoform X1 has translation METVEMNSVSLKRPHSEDDVANADEIKRQKISEKSKTGNDSGQSVETVTEQPDKSLLEDTKNEIIPNEESEEQEDEELEDSDEDGDPESFADMMKHGLTESDVGITKFVSSHKGFSGILKERYSDFVVHEIGKDGRVSHLDDFSVPVDDEVNSEDPSEETFTVLSDEDKQRLEELQLLKNKETSVAIEVIEDTKEKRTVIHQAVKSLFPGLETKTEDRDGKKYIIAYHAAGKKALANPRKHSWPKSRGSYCHFVLYKENKDTMDAINVLSKFLRVKPNIFSYMGTKDKRAITVQEIAVLRITAQRLAHLNKCLMNFKLGNFSYKNHPLKLGELQGNHFTVVLRNITGTDDQIEQAMHSLREIGFINYYGMQRFGTTAVPTYQIGRAILQNNWNEVMDLILKPRPGAEKGYLVKCREEWAKTKDPAAALKKLPVKRCVEGQLLRGLLKYGMKNIISAFGIIPRNNRLMYIHSYQSYVWNNMVSKRIEEYGLRAVPGDLTLKGATAVHIEEGDVDNYTIHDVVMPLPGFDVIYPKHKIGEAYKEMLVADNLDINNMRHKIRDYSLSGAYRKIIIRPQNVSWEVVAYDDPRIPLFTTDLDKLEGKPLPVLPTDGKFRALKMEFSLPPSTYATMAIREVLKMDTSIKNQTQLNTTWLR, from the exons ATGGAAACTGTAGAAATGAATAGTGTATCCTTGAAACGTCCTCACTCTGAGGATGATGTGGCTAATGCAGACGAAATCAAAAGACAGAAGATCTCAGAGAAGTCTAAGACAGGGAACGACTCTGGGCAGAGCGTTGAGACTGTAACAGAACAACCTGACAAATCTCTGCTTGAGGACAcgaaaaatgaaataatcccCAATGAGGAAAGTGAGGAGCAGGAAGATGAGGAGCTAGAGGACAGTGATGAAGATGGAGATCCAGAGAGCTTTGCAGACATGATGAAGCATGGACTGACAGAAAGTGATGTTGGCATAACTAAATTTGTTAGCTCTCATAAAGGGTTTTCTGGAATCTTAAAAGAGAG GTACTCAGACTTTGTTGTCCATGAAATAGGCAAAGATGGACGTGTGAGCCATTTAGATGACTTCTCTGTTCCAGTGGATGATGAGGTAAATTCTGAG GACCCATCAGAAGAAACATTTACAGTTTTGTCAGACGAAGACAAGCAGCGTTTAGAGGAGCTCCAGCTTCTTAAGAATAAGGAAACTAGTGTTGCCATAGAg GTAATTGAAgacaccaaagaaaaaagaacagttatCCATCAGGCTGTGAAGTCCTTGTTTCCTGGACTGGAGACTAAAACAGAAGATcgagatggaaaaaaatacattattgcTTATcatgctgctgggaaaaaagcACTGGCAA atccAAGAAAACACTCTTGGCCAAAATCTAGGGGAAGCTACTGCCACTTCGTACTGTACAAGGAGAACAAGGATACTATGGATGCCATTAATGTCCTATCCAAATTTTTAAG AGTGAAGCCAAACATATTTTCCTACATGGGAACTAAAGATAAAAGGGCTATAACCGTTCAAGAGATTGCTGTTCTTAG aatCACTGCGCAAAGACTTGCGCATTTGAATAAATGTTTGATGAACTTCAAATTGGGAAATTTCAGTTACAAGAACCATCCACTGAAATTAGGAGAACTGCAAGGGAACCATTTCACTGTTGTTCTCAG AAACATAACAGGAACTGATGACCAGATAGAGCAAGCAATGCACTCTCTCAGGGAAATTGGATTCATTAATTACTATGGAATGCAAAGATTCGGAACCACAGCTGTTCCTACATATCAAATTGGCAG AGCTATTCTACAGAACAATTGGAATGAAGTAATGGATTTGATATTAAAACCACGACCAGGAG CTGAAAAGGGATACTTAGTAAAATGCAGAGAAGAATGGGCAAAGACTAAAGATCCAGCAGCAGCCCTCAAGAAACTACCTGTAAAAAGGTGCGTGGAAGGACAGCTTCTACGCGGACTCTTAAAGTATGGAATGAAGAACATAATCTCTGCATTTGGCATA ATACCAAGAAATAATCGTTTAATGTATATTCATAGCTACCAGAGTTATGTGTGGAATAATATGGTGAGCAAGAGAATAGAAGAGTATGGACTTAGAGCTGTACCGGGAGATCTCACACTTAAAGGAG CCACAGCTGTTCATATCGAAGAAGGAGATGTTGATAACTACACTATCCATGATGTAGTGATGCCATTGCCTGGATTTGATGTTATTTATCCAAAGCATAAAA tTGGTGAGGCCTACAAGGAAATGCTAGTAGCTGACAATCTTGATATCAACAACATGAGGCATAAGATCAGAGATTATTCACTTTCTGGAGCATACAGAAAGATTATCATTCGACCTCAGAATGTCAGTTG GGAGGTCGTTGCATATGATGATCCCAGAATCCCGTTATTTACTACGGATTTGGATAAGCTGGAAGGAAAACCATTACCAGTTCTTCCTACGG ATGGTAAATTCAGGGCACTAAAGATGGAgttctcccttcccccatccACTTACGCTACCATGGCGATTCGAGAAGTTTTGAAAATGGACACAAGCATAAAAAACCAGACACAACTGAATACTACCTGGTTACGCTGA
- the PUS7 gene encoding pseudouridylate synthase 7 homolog isoform X2, protein METVEMNSVSLKRPHSEDDVANADEIKRQKISEKSKTGNDSGQSVETVTEQPDKSLLEDTKNEIIPNEESEEQEDEELEDSDEDGDPESFADMMKHGLTESDVGITKFVSSHKGFSGILKERYSDFVVHEIGKDGRVSHLDDFSVPVDDEDPSEETFTVLSDEDKQRLEELQLLKNKETSVAIEVIEDTKEKRTVIHQAVKSLFPGLETKTEDRDGKKYIIAYHAAGKKALANPRKHSWPKSRGSYCHFVLYKENKDTMDAINVLSKFLRVKPNIFSYMGTKDKRAITVQEIAVLRITAQRLAHLNKCLMNFKLGNFSYKNHPLKLGELQGNHFTVVLRNITGTDDQIEQAMHSLREIGFINYYGMQRFGTTAVPTYQIGRAILQNNWNEVMDLILKPRPGAEKGYLVKCREEWAKTKDPAAALKKLPVKRCVEGQLLRGLLKYGMKNIISAFGIIPRNNRLMYIHSYQSYVWNNMVSKRIEEYGLRAVPGDLTLKGATAVHIEEGDVDNYTIHDVVMPLPGFDVIYPKHKIGEAYKEMLVADNLDINNMRHKIRDYSLSGAYRKIIIRPQNVSWEVVAYDDPRIPLFTTDLDKLEGKPLPVLPTDGKFRALKMEFSLPPSTYATMAIREVLKMDTSIKNQTQLNTTWLR, encoded by the exons ATGGAAACTGTAGAAATGAATAGTGTATCCTTGAAACGTCCTCACTCTGAGGATGATGTGGCTAATGCAGACGAAATCAAAAGACAGAAGATCTCAGAGAAGTCTAAGACAGGGAACGACTCTGGGCAGAGCGTTGAGACTGTAACAGAACAACCTGACAAATCTCTGCTTGAGGACAcgaaaaatgaaataatcccCAATGAGGAAAGTGAGGAGCAGGAAGATGAGGAGCTAGAGGACAGTGATGAAGATGGAGATCCAGAGAGCTTTGCAGACATGATGAAGCATGGACTGACAGAAAGTGATGTTGGCATAACTAAATTTGTTAGCTCTCATAAAGGGTTTTCTGGAATCTTAAAAGAGAG GTACTCAGACTTTGTTGTCCATGAAATAGGCAAAGATGGACGTGTGAGCCATTTAGATGACTTCTCTGTTCCAGTGGATGATGAG GACCCATCAGAAGAAACATTTACAGTTTTGTCAGACGAAGACAAGCAGCGTTTAGAGGAGCTCCAGCTTCTTAAGAATAAGGAAACTAGTGTTGCCATAGAg GTAATTGAAgacaccaaagaaaaaagaacagttatCCATCAGGCTGTGAAGTCCTTGTTTCCTGGACTGGAGACTAAAACAGAAGATcgagatggaaaaaaatacattattgcTTATcatgctgctgggaaaaaagcACTGGCAA atccAAGAAAACACTCTTGGCCAAAATCTAGGGGAAGCTACTGCCACTTCGTACTGTACAAGGAGAACAAGGATACTATGGATGCCATTAATGTCCTATCCAAATTTTTAAG AGTGAAGCCAAACATATTTTCCTACATGGGAACTAAAGATAAAAGGGCTATAACCGTTCAAGAGATTGCTGTTCTTAG aatCACTGCGCAAAGACTTGCGCATTTGAATAAATGTTTGATGAACTTCAAATTGGGAAATTTCAGTTACAAGAACCATCCACTGAAATTAGGAGAACTGCAAGGGAACCATTTCACTGTTGTTCTCAG AAACATAACAGGAACTGATGACCAGATAGAGCAAGCAATGCACTCTCTCAGGGAAATTGGATTCATTAATTACTATGGAATGCAAAGATTCGGAACCACAGCTGTTCCTACATATCAAATTGGCAG AGCTATTCTACAGAACAATTGGAATGAAGTAATGGATTTGATATTAAAACCACGACCAGGAG CTGAAAAGGGATACTTAGTAAAATGCAGAGAAGAATGGGCAAAGACTAAAGATCCAGCAGCAGCCCTCAAGAAACTACCTGTAAAAAGGTGCGTGGAAGGACAGCTTCTACGCGGACTCTTAAAGTATGGAATGAAGAACATAATCTCTGCATTTGGCATA ATACCAAGAAATAATCGTTTAATGTATATTCATAGCTACCAGAGTTATGTGTGGAATAATATGGTGAGCAAGAGAATAGAAGAGTATGGACTTAGAGCTGTACCGGGAGATCTCACACTTAAAGGAG CCACAGCTGTTCATATCGAAGAAGGAGATGTTGATAACTACACTATCCATGATGTAGTGATGCCATTGCCTGGATTTGATGTTATTTATCCAAAGCATAAAA tTGGTGAGGCCTACAAGGAAATGCTAGTAGCTGACAATCTTGATATCAACAACATGAGGCATAAGATCAGAGATTATTCACTTTCTGGAGCATACAGAAAGATTATCATTCGACCTCAGAATGTCAGTTG GGAGGTCGTTGCATATGATGATCCCAGAATCCCGTTATTTACTACGGATTTGGATAAGCTGGAAGGAAAACCATTACCAGTTCTTCCTACGG ATGGTAAATTCAGGGCACTAAAGATGGAgttctcccttcccccatccACTTACGCTACCATGGCGATTCGAGAAGTTTTGAAAATGGACACAAGCATAAAAAACCAGACACAACTGAATACTACCTGGTTACGCTGA
- the PUS7 gene encoding pseudouridylate synthase 7 homolog isoform X3, with protein sequence METVEMNSVSLKRPHSEDDVANADEIKRQKISEKSKTGNDSGQSVETVTEQPDKSLLEDTKNEIIPNEESEEQEDEELEDSDEDGDPESFADMMKHGLTESDVGITKFVSSHKGFSGILKERYSDFVVHEIGKDGRVSHLDDFSVPVDDEDPSEETFTVLSDEDKQRLEELQLLKNKETSVAIEVIEDTKEKRTVIHQAVKSLFPGLETKTEDRDGKKYIIAYHAAGKKALAKVRTATDPRKHSWPKSRGSYCHFVLYKENKDTMDAINVLSKFLRVKPNIFSYMGTKDKRAITVQEIAVLRITAQRLAHLNKCLMNFKLGNFSYKNHPLKLGELQGNHFTVVLRNITGTDDQIEQAMHSLREIGFINYYGMQRFGTTAVPTYQIGRAILQNNWNEVMDLILKPRPGAEKGYLVKCREEWAKTKDPAAALKKLPVKRCVEGQLLRGLLKYGMKNIISAFGIIPRNNRLMYIHSYQSYVWNNMVSKRIEEYGLRAVPGDLTLKGATAVHIEEGDVDNYTIHDVVMPLPGFDVIYPKHKIGEAYKEMLVADNLDINNMRHKIRDYSLSGAYRKIIIRPQNVSWEVVAYDDPRIPLFTTDLDKLEGKPLPVLPTDGKFRALKMEFSLPPSTYATMAIREVLKMDTSIKNQTQLNTTWLR encoded by the exons ATGGAAACTGTAGAAATGAATAGTGTATCCTTGAAACGTCCTCACTCTGAGGATGATGTGGCTAATGCAGACGAAATCAAAAGACAGAAGATCTCAGAGAAGTCTAAGACAGGGAACGACTCTGGGCAGAGCGTTGAGACTGTAACAGAACAACCTGACAAATCTCTGCTTGAGGACAcgaaaaatgaaataatcccCAATGAGGAAAGTGAGGAGCAGGAAGATGAGGAGCTAGAGGACAGTGATGAAGATGGAGATCCAGAGAGCTTTGCAGACATGATGAAGCATGGACTGACAGAAAGTGATGTTGGCATAACTAAATTTGTTAGCTCTCATAAAGGGTTTTCTGGAATCTTAAAAGAGAG GTACTCAGACTTTGTTGTCCATGAAATAGGCAAAGATGGACGTGTGAGCCATTTAGATGACTTCTCTGTTCCAGTGGATGATGAG GACCCATCAGAAGAAACATTTACAGTTTTGTCAGACGAAGACAAGCAGCGTTTAGAGGAGCTCCAGCTTCTTAAGAATAAGGAAACTAGTGTTGCCATAGAg GTAATTGAAgacaccaaagaaaaaagaacagttatCCATCAGGCTGTGAAGTCCTTGTTTCCTGGACTGGAGACTAAAACAGAAGATcgagatggaaaaaaatacattattgcTTATcatgctgctgggaaaaaagcACTGGCAA AGGTCAGAACTGCAACAG atccAAGAAAACACTCTTGGCCAAAATCTAGGGGAAGCTACTGCCACTTCGTACTGTACAAGGAGAACAAGGATACTATGGATGCCATTAATGTCCTATCCAAATTTTTAAG AGTGAAGCCAAACATATTTTCCTACATGGGAACTAAAGATAAAAGGGCTATAACCGTTCAAGAGATTGCTGTTCTTAG aatCACTGCGCAAAGACTTGCGCATTTGAATAAATGTTTGATGAACTTCAAATTGGGAAATTTCAGTTACAAGAACCATCCACTGAAATTAGGAGAACTGCAAGGGAACCATTTCACTGTTGTTCTCAG AAACATAACAGGAACTGATGACCAGATAGAGCAAGCAATGCACTCTCTCAGGGAAATTGGATTCATTAATTACTATGGAATGCAAAGATTCGGAACCACAGCTGTTCCTACATATCAAATTGGCAG AGCTATTCTACAGAACAATTGGAATGAAGTAATGGATTTGATATTAAAACCACGACCAGGAG CTGAAAAGGGATACTTAGTAAAATGCAGAGAAGAATGGGCAAAGACTAAAGATCCAGCAGCAGCCCTCAAGAAACTACCTGTAAAAAGGTGCGTGGAAGGACAGCTTCTACGCGGACTCTTAAAGTATGGAATGAAGAACATAATCTCTGCATTTGGCATA ATACCAAGAAATAATCGTTTAATGTATATTCATAGCTACCAGAGTTATGTGTGGAATAATATGGTGAGCAAGAGAATAGAAGAGTATGGACTTAGAGCTGTACCGGGAGATCTCACACTTAAAGGAG CCACAGCTGTTCATATCGAAGAAGGAGATGTTGATAACTACACTATCCATGATGTAGTGATGCCATTGCCTGGATTTGATGTTATTTATCCAAAGCATAAAA tTGGTGAGGCCTACAAGGAAATGCTAGTAGCTGACAATCTTGATATCAACAACATGAGGCATAAGATCAGAGATTATTCACTTTCTGGAGCATACAGAAAGATTATCATTCGACCTCAGAATGTCAGTTG GGAGGTCGTTGCATATGATGATCCCAGAATCCCGTTATTTACTACGGATTTGGATAAGCTGGAAGGAAAACCATTACCAGTTCTTCCTACGG ATGGTAAATTCAGGGCACTAAAGATGGAgttctcccttcccccatccACTTACGCTACCATGGCGATTCGAGAAGTTTTGAAAATGGACACAAGCATAAAAAACCAGACACAACTGAATACTACCTGGTTACGCTGA